Genomic DNA from Plasmodium yoelii strain 17X genome assembly, chromosome: 3:
acatcatatttatatagaatattaaaatatttaattttgtattaaaatattacgtaaatatatcttttaatCAATCTAATGagtttaattatttataataataaacgaatttattattgtttaacatttatattgatttttaaattcatagTCTTCTACCTATGAATTTATCATTTTACAAAAAGCATAAgttattaattaaatttatcattataaagaatcttatttttttttatatacaaaacAAACTAACGAAAAGataacataataaataatataggCTCTGCCCAggtatatttaataatatatatttttttgaaatttaattataatcaATCTCTTTGGTTTTTTTCACTAACTGAATTCACAATTATCTGCCCAATCCTTTCTCATAGAACATCTTTGTATtggtttttcatttttttcccaTTAACCGATTTTATAAcctttttcatcttttttttttcttcagtTTTTCTGGACAATCAAATGATAGATACTAAAACAAAAATgagcaaaatatattatagtgaagaaatatttaaaaaatattatatttactaatttcatattatttaccttatataCAATTGATAAAACAGTGACTATTGCAATGGATATTATTGCAATATTGTTTATCCTATTTTcgttataaatatttgtacAATATATTGATGGGAATCCATTTCGTTTTAATCCGATTCCAGGATTTAATAATTCCTCCATACGACATACTAATTcacaaattttattttctttggtattttttaattcacaCGATGATATTTCTGATTGATTTCCTGATTCAATCCCATGATTTTTTTGTGAATTAAATGATtcaatatatgttttatagaATTCGTTTGTTCCTATTTCCTTTTTATGATCTGATGtattcaaatattttaatacaaattttgAATCATCTAATATATTCACcgaattttctttttcactATATGGATTACTATTTTGATATCTTGAACATTGATGCCCCAATTCCTCAGTaggttttttaaaatatgaattattttcattacaATTTGTaatcttttttaattttgtatcCAAATTgaaatttcttttttcatttatattatcattaatagaagaaattataaattcgttgtaatatttttttaaattttccaataaataaaaatgagaatTACATTTATTAAGAGTGTTATAAAAGATTCTATACATATTCATACATTTTAAAGAACTACCCACAACATCTTTGTTTGAATAACCATTTTCTGTATAttcattaattatattacatactttatcaaataatatataaaactgtctaatatatttattattataatctaagaaaaataaataattcaatTTTAATGAAAACGCATCTAACTGTTTTTGATAAGATGTATTTAGATGGAagttttcatcatttttcaTTAGATGTGTTTTATTGCTCAAATGCATCATAATATAGTCATAACAATTCCTATAATTTTCGTAAATTAAAGTCTCCTTATAAATAACTAATAATTTTTGAATTAACCATATACCTAAAGTGTCAATTTCTTCAGAATAGGCATTATATTTGTCTGTACTTTCTATCTGATCATAAAGTGAATATAACATGGGTAATTCATTTGTAAAATTCAATTTACTAAAATCGGGGCTTATATCTGAAAAATGCTTATCAGCCTTAGAAAATGtttcacactaagaaaatattttaaaagtgAATAAAAGTATGTATTAATGAATAtactattaaaataaaatttaattataatttataaacaatttaaaataaaaaaaaataaagggtaaaatgttattaaaaaatatggatttgTCGCATCCTTAGACATTATAAtagaatataatttttacttGTAGATTATGTGgcatcatattatttttacataatatatcaaaataaattttatagttATTTGGACTctctatataattaaaaatatctttggttatttaaaatttatattaatatgataCAATAATACAACgaattatcataatatttaCTCTTTGTGAGCATCTAGCCAaatactttaaaaaaaatatttgcttaaaacatttttgtcatatttataaaattaaattaattcaTAATATCACTActtttaataatatcatATTTAATACTAATTATAGAATGTTGTGtgttattttaataaatttaaataaaaaatatatccttATATTTACAAATCTACATGTAGTAACAAAGATTTGTtctttatgttttttaaaaatatactttccaaaaaataatactataaatatattattattagaattgTTAACATAATATGCATGtctcattattttatataataaatttatatatcatattattctacataacatattttatatttttaatatgttttCTATCAAATCTAAaactcatttttttaaattaacctaatttagttttataaacaaataatataaaatatatatatttattttagtCAACATAGATAAcctaaaataatattatagaataataatgtcattatttatatacaactactatttctaaatttattttaatatataaattggggtggacattttttaaaaaatcatataataaggaatttaatgttaaattataaaataaaaattaatataattatttcaatttaattttattttatatttattattagttcattgtttctaatttattttgtcttataatattccttttcatattctaatgtttatttttctttcttatttattaaatgtaGTTTGCAATATTCATCTATACTGTtatttactattattttttcttaaaagtattctaataaaatttacaaatgaatattttatgataataatcAATGATATATGcatctatatataatattattataatattgcaTTATATATTCGAATGTAACAATAGGTTATATCGTAGAGATACAGTCatctataatatataattcacaTTCTCATATTTATCaataagaatataaaaatatattatatatgcttataatgaaatattattttttctttgatGCACAATAACATAattttgatgaaaaaaaataataattaatagaATTCAGATTATTTTACTTGGTAGCTTTAGTAGTTGAAATTTCATATTGAAAGTAGagttaattataaaatatacacattaaaatatttcattattttttttatacaaaatttcAATCCGATTATAAACTTATAGAACATATAATGAACTTACATTCATATAACtggataaaataaaaatgatatacatttttttgtatttaataacatatttatttattatttcattgtATAATACGTAGATATAATTAATGCATGCAGTgaaaattgtttatataatataaaatttaaatgaatataaatattttttgtaaaaatacataatttttaatgtaagtttatgaatttatatgtatataacatatagagatattaataatacatatacaaTGTATTGTTCTACATCTATAACTACAACTATATCTGCATCTATGCCATGATATTCATATTTAAGTAATAATTCAATGTCTAATTATTAATGTAATAAGTTAAGTATTTATATAGATGTATGCcagtatatataatgttagttttatatatataattttttttaattattgaagAATATGCTCggaacaaaaaatatatatatttgatgaTATATAATCATAGTGCATTAATTTTCAATATAGAAAAAGGCGCAATAATAATTGAAtttaaatatagaaaatgattATATAGAGTAGTATGCTCATTTAGAATagaagtatatatatttagattCAGATATGACGTTATGTTTCATTATTAGTATTATAAaatcaaatttatattgatatttacctcaaaataaaacaacttaaaaaatattgtatgaCAAATGCATACTAAGACTTtatagtatataaataaaattcatgcctattcatattaattaaaaatccaacagaataatattatttataataaagagCTAAACAAATTcatctaatatatatagtgtctttttgttattaatatatataatacagtcACAGATATAactattacaattttttaaatagtaGCTAATTATGATTTAGCATAATGGAACTCTTATATATGGACAGACAacgttttatattaaaaaataaaacattgaTGTTATACTTTAACCATAATTAAGTTATATGAACAAgtcagaaaaaaatattataaattatgaaaaaaaaaattttatatgattCTTTTAATGTTTTCGCCTTTTTTGgcaatattataattaatttttaagttAAAATCGGgaattataataaacataTTCTTTAGattaataatgtattatacacatttaacaaatatgcatagaaaaataaatattgttacattttaaaaaattcgaTAAACACAGGAAAATTTagctataaattatatttgatATCAGCCTTAAAATAATGccataaaaatagaaaaatgaGTTAATTTACTTGTTACATaaattttacaattttataaataatatagattAATTAAGgatcatttaaaatatatgaatttaaattaataaaaaaaaacataatctTAAAAATTCGacaaattacaaaaaaaatgtttaatattCTTTGAAATACATATAAGGAATACTGTGTCATTTTAGTATTATTTACACATCCATAGggttttatttaataactaactttttaaaaaagtCCTTTACTTTGTATAAAATTGTAGGCATCCTTTATTAAGGATAGTGTATATAATACTACATATGTAAATCTAGTTCCAGAAAACATCAACAAAAATGTTGGAATTAATGGTAACATTACTGGAATATATTCAAGGGCTTGTTTAGTAATCATTGATACAATAGGCATATTTAGACCACCTcgtttatgtttttttcttttactcattttttttgcatttttccTGCAATCAGAGCAATCACAGTTTGTATCTGATGATGGTTTACTAAAAGGGTTTACACCT
This window encodes:
- a CDS encoding PIR protein, with amino-acid sequence MMPHNLQCETFSKADKHFSDISPDFSKLNFTNELPMLYSLYDQIESTDKYNAYSEEIDTLGIWLIQKLLVIYKETLIYENYRNCYDYIMMHLSNKTHLMKNDENFHLNTSYQKQLDAFSLKLNYLFFLDYNNKYIRQFYILFDKVCNIINEYTENGYSNKDVVGSSLKCMNMYRIFYNTLNKCNSHFYLLENLKKYYNEFIISSINDNINEKRNFNLDTKLKKITNCNENNSYFKKPTEELGHQCSRYQNSNPYSEKENSVNILDDSKFVLKYLNTSDHKKEIGTNEFYKTYIESFNSQKNHGIESGNQSEISSCELKNTKENKICELVCRMEELLNPGIGLKRNGFPSIYCTNIYNENRINNIAIISIAIVTVLSIVYKYLSFDCPEKLKKKKR